One window of the Zymoseptoria tritici IPO323 chromosome 12, whole genome shotgun sequence genome contains the following:
- a CDS encoding porphobilinogen synthase, producing the protein MSFSTLVNDLTYRDRRPGLQTHPNGSSTTQHPHPLSRTETDTRSTYSRAKSYASTAATSVSIAGDISSQLHGGYSHPLARAWQAERQLTKSMLIYPLFITDNPDEDTSIPSLPNQRRMGLNRLVPFLTPLVAKGLKSVILFGVPLDPSIKDTLGTAADDPQGPVISAIRVLRKAFPQMFIVCDVCLCEYTSHGHCGILHEDGTLNNSLSVDRVSDVAMAYAEAGAHCVAPSDMNDGRIRAIKLKLIEAGIAHRIVLMSYSAKFSGCLYGPFRDAAGSIPSFGDRRCYQLPPGGRGLARRAIQRDIAEGADIIMVKPATQYLDIISDAKEIGKDLPVAAYHVSGEYAMIHAGAKAGVFDLKTMAFEATEGILRAGATIVVSYFTPEFLEWLDT; encoded by the coding sequence atgtccttctccaccctcgTCAACGACCTGACCTACCGCGACCGCCGCCCCGGTCTTCAAACCCACCCCAACGGCAGCTCCACCACCCAGCACCCTCACCCCCTCTCCCGCACTGAAACCGACACCCGATCGACCTACTCTCGCGCGAAGTCCtacgcctccaccgccgccacctccgTCTCCATCGCGGGGGACATCTCCTCCCAGCTACACGGCGGCTACTCCCATCCTCTCGCGCGCGCATGGCAAGCGGAACGACAATTGACGAAGAGTATGCTCATATACCCGTTGTTTATCACGGATAATCCAGATGAGGATACGAGTATTCCCAGTTTGCCGAATCAGCGGCGGATGGGGTTGAATCGGTTGGTTCCGTTCTTGACGCCGCTCGTGGCGAAGGGCCTGAAGAGTGTGATTCTGTTCGGAGTGCCATTGGATCCATCGATCAAAGATACCCTCGGCACAGCAGCCGACGACCCTCAAGGTCCCGTCATCAGCGCAATTCGGGTGTTGAGAAAAGCCTTCCCCCAAATGTTCATCGTCTGCGACGTCTGTCTCTGCGAATACACCTCCCACGGCCACTGCGGCATCCTCCACGAAGACGGAACCCTCAACAACTCCCTCTCCGTCGACCGCGTGTCTGACGTCGCCATGGCGTACGCCGAAGCTGGCGCCCACTGCGTCGCACCCTCCGACATGAACGACGGGCGCATCCGCGCTATCAAACTCAAACTCATCGAAGCTGGAATCGCTCACCGCATCGTGCTAATGTCCTACTCCGCCAAATTCTCTGGGTGCCTCTACGGCCCTTTCCGCGACGCCGCCGGCTCAATCCCCTCTTTCGGTGACCGGAGATGCTATCAACTCCCACCTGGAGGTCGCGGGTTGGCAAGAAGGGCGATTCAGCGGGACATTGCGGAGGGAGCGGATATCATCATGGTCAAGCCGGCGACGCAGTATCTCGATATCATATCTGATGCGAAGGAGATTGGCAAGGATTTACCGGTGGCGGCGTATCATGTCAGTGGGGAGTATGCGATGATTCACGCGGGAGCGAAGGCGGGGGTGTTCGATTTGAAGACGATGGCGTTTGAGGCGACAGAGGGGATTTTGAGGGCTGGGGCGACGATTGTGGTTAGTTATTTTACGCCGGAGTTTTTGGAGTGGTTGGATACGTGA